A genomic window from Microbacterium sp. ET2 includes:
- a CDS encoding dihydrolipoamide acetyltransferase family protein — MAAVVRMPALAAGATEAAVQSWLVAVGDEVAAGQPIVEIETEKAVVEYEAEESGVLARILVDEGASADVGSPIAVLAARGEDVAVAGESVSVDEPEETPVTTGATGGTESSEDGTFLPPPAVAELAPSSSPEPPRRLFASPLVRRLAAERGLDLSSLVGTGPNGRIVRRDLDGRTPPASPSPSTPAAPEVRAPAADPTAARAGESPAADVEVIPHSGMRRAIARRLTESTSTVPHFFLRARIRVDELLALRARINEGRTTRISVNDFVIKAVAAALLDVPEANAIWTEQATHRFSHADIAVAVSVPGGLVTPVIRGVDRMSLGEVSAAIADHVERARTGRLKQEELEGGSFSVSNLGMYGTEEFAAIINPPHAGILAVGAARPSPVVVDDELVVGTVMTVTLSADHRVLDGALAAQWLAAFVAKMENPLSILV; from the coding sequence ATGGCCGCGGTCGTGCGGATGCCGGCGCTCGCCGCCGGGGCGACCGAGGCCGCGGTCCAGAGCTGGCTCGTCGCCGTGGGCGACGAGGTGGCGGCGGGACAGCCGATCGTCGAGATCGAGACCGAGAAGGCCGTCGTCGAATACGAGGCCGAGGAATCGGGTGTCCTCGCCCGGATCCTCGTCGATGAAGGCGCCTCCGCCGATGTCGGCTCTCCCATCGCGGTGCTCGCCGCGAGGGGAGAGGACGTCGCCGTCGCCGGGGAGAGCGTGTCCGTCGACGAGCCTGAGGAGACACCCGTCACGACGGGTGCGACCGGGGGGACGGAGTCGTCCGAGGACGGCACCTTCCTCCCGCCGCCTGCTGTCGCGGAGCTCGCGCCCTCGTCGTCGCCCGAGCCCCCGCGCCGTCTCTTCGCCTCGCCGCTCGTGCGGCGCCTGGCTGCCGAGCGGGGCCTCGACCTGTCGTCCCTCGTCGGCACCGGCCCGAACGGCCGGATCGTCCGTCGCGACCTGGACGGGCGAACCCCTCCCGCGTCACCGTCTCCCTCGACGCCGGCTGCTCCCGAGGTGCGTGCACCCGCGGCTGACCCCACCGCGGCCCGCGCCGGGGAATCCCCCGCGGCCGACGTCGAGGTGATCCCGCACTCCGGGATGCGACGCGCGATCGCCCGCCGGCTGACGGAGAGCACGTCGACCGTGCCGCACTTCTTCCTGCGCGCCCGCATCCGGGTCGACGAGCTCCTCGCGCTCCGCGCCCGGATCAACGAGGGGAGGACGACGCGCATCTCGGTGAACGACTTCGTGATCAAGGCCGTCGCGGCGGCCCTCCTCGACGTGCCGGAGGCGAACGCGATCTGGACCGAGCAGGCGACGCACCGCTTCTCGCACGCCGACATCGCCGTGGCGGTCTCCGTTCCCGGAGGTCTTGTCACCCCCGTCATCCGGGGGGTCGATCGGATGTCGCTGGGAGAGGTGAGCGCCGCGATCGCGGATCACGTCGAGCGCGCGCGAACGGGGCGGCTGAAGCAGGAGGAGCTCGAGGGCGGCAGCTTCTCGGTGTCGAACCTCGGTATGTACGGCACTGAGGAGTTCGCCGCGATCATCAACCCGCCGCATGCCGGCATCCTCGCGGTCGGGGCGGCGCGCCCGTCCCCGGTCGTGGTCGACGACGAGCTCGTCGTCGGAACGGTCATGACGGTGACGCTCTCGGCCGATCACCGAGTGCTCGACGGCGCGCTGGCGGCCCAGTGGCTGGCAGCTTTCGTGGCGAAGATGGAGAATCCGCTCAGCATCCTCGTGTGA
- a CDS encoding alpha-ketoacid dehydrogenase subunit alpha/beta codes for MPRRRRLDTGTPWVELRTTAADWRAADPALLVTMLGQLHLIRAFEESVLDLAAQGLVHGPAHSSIGQEGGAVGSIVTLRSSDAVNGSHRGHHQFLAKAIAHVSDGGLALDALVTADLRALLQRTLAEILGLAEGFSGGRGGSMHLQWLEAGALGTNAIVGGGAPLATGNAWAQKHAGTTDVSINYFGDGASQIGSVLESMNLAATWRLPVMYFIENNLYAVSTHASEASADPRFSIRAQGFSIPAWRVDGMDPLAVHLATQEALARMRAGEGPAVIEAEVYRFFHQNGPYPGSAFGYRTKQEETEWRSRDPLEKTARELTALGVASPAEIEGVREQAVSAMADVVSALIEDDPDSAGRSRIRPALWPDPAHVDRGIRGDESELARLVAAEPAVHAGEWREVKFVDAVAETMNRRMSEDPRIIVLGEDVHRLNGGTNGATKGLAKAFGPDRIIGTPISENGFFGLAGGIALDGRFRPVVEFMYPDFMWVAADQVFNQVGKARHMFGDNNRVPLVLRTKVAMGSGYGSQHLMDPAGIFATSVGWRIVAASSAADYVGLMNAALALDDPVLVIEHVDLYGTADRVPEGDLDYVIPPRSAAIRRAGEEVTVLTYLSMVGHSLEAVNQTGIDAEVIDLRWLDRASLDWDTVGESIRKTNNVLIVEQGSQGPSYGAWLSDEIQRRFFDWLDQPVQRVTGGEASPSISKVLERAAIARTEEVVRGLERVRTEWGGR; via the coding sequence ATGCCGCGACGTCGCCGGCTGGACACCGGAACACCGTGGGTTGAGCTGCGCACCACCGCCGCCGATTGGAGGGCAGCCGACCCGGCGCTGCTGGTGACGATGCTCGGTCAGTTGCATCTGATCCGCGCCTTCGAGGAGTCCGTCCTCGACCTCGCCGCGCAGGGCCTCGTCCACGGCCCGGCACACTCGAGCATCGGCCAGGAGGGCGGGGCGGTCGGGTCCATCGTGACGCTGCGGTCATCCGACGCGGTCAACGGGTCGCACCGGGGCCACCACCAGTTCTTGGCCAAGGCCATCGCGCATGTGTCCGACGGCGGCTTAGCCCTGGACGCGCTGGTCACGGCCGACCTGCGGGCCCTCCTGCAGCGCACCCTCGCGGAGATCCTCGGCCTCGCGGAGGGGTTCTCCGGCGGTCGCGGGGGATCCATGCACCTGCAGTGGCTGGAGGCCGGGGCACTGGGCACCAATGCGATCGTCGGCGGCGGCGCGCCGCTGGCGACCGGCAACGCCTGGGCGCAGAAGCACGCGGGCACCACCGACGTCAGCATCAACTACTTCGGTGACGGGGCGAGTCAGATCGGTTCGGTGCTGGAGTCGATGAACCTCGCCGCCACCTGGCGGCTGCCGGTGATGTACTTCATCGAGAACAACCTCTACGCGGTGTCGACCCATGCCAGCGAAGCCTCGGCGGACCCGCGGTTCTCGATCCGGGCTCAGGGGTTCAGCATCCCTGCCTGGCGCGTCGACGGGATGGATCCCCTGGCCGTCCACCTCGCCACCCAGGAAGCCCTCGCGCGCATGCGCGCGGGAGAGGGGCCCGCCGTGATCGAGGCGGAGGTCTACCGGTTCTTCCACCAGAACGGGCCCTATCCCGGCAGCGCCTTCGGCTACCGCACGAAGCAGGAGGAGACCGAGTGGCGCTCGCGTGACCCGCTGGAGAAGACCGCTCGCGAGCTCACCGCCCTGGGAGTCGCCTCCCCGGCGGAGATCGAGGGGGTGCGCGAGCAGGCCGTCAGCGCGATGGCCGACGTGGTCTCCGCGCTGATCGAGGACGATCCCGACAGCGCCGGTCGCTCCCGCATTCGTCCCGCGCTCTGGCCCGACCCGGCCCACGTCGACCGCGGTATCCGTGGCGACGAGAGCGAGCTCGCCCGTCTCGTCGCGGCCGAGCCCGCCGTGCACGCCGGGGAGTGGCGGGAGGTCAAGTTCGTCGATGCCGTCGCCGAGACGATGAATCGGCGGATGTCGGAAGACCCGCGCATCATCGTGCTCGGCGAAGACGTCCATCGCCTGAACGGCGGGACGAATGGCGCGACCAAGGGTCTTGCGAAGGCATTCGGTCCCGATCGGATCATCGGCACCCCCATCAGCGAGAACGGCTTCTTCGGTCTGGCCGGCGGCATCGCGCTGGATGGCCGGTTCCGCCCGGTCGTGGAGTTCATGTACCCCGACTTCATGTGGGTCGCCGCCGACCAGGTGTTCAACCAGGTCGGCAAGGCGCGTCACATGTTCGGCGACAACAATCGCGTCCCGCTTGTGCTGCGCACCAAGGTCGCGATGGGCTCGGGGTACGGCTCGCAGCATCTCATGGACCCTGCGGGGATCTTCGCCACGAGCGTCGGCTGGCGGATCGTGGCGGCCTCCAGCGCCGCCGACTACGTCGGGCTCATGAACGCCGCGCTCGCCCTCGACGATCCCGTGCTCGTCATCGAGCACGTCGACCTCTACGGCACCGCAGACCGCGTTCCCGAGGGCGACCTCGATTACGTGATCCCGCCGCGCAGCGCCGCGATCCGCCGCGCGGGGGAGGAGGTGACGGTGCTCACCTACCTCTCGATGGTCGGCCACAGTCTCGAGGCGGTGAACCAGACGGGAATCGACGCGGAGGTGATCGACCTGCGCTGGCTCGACCGGGCTTCGCTGGACTGGGACACCGTCGGTGAGAGCATCCGCAAGACCAACAACGTCCTCATCGTCGAGCAGGGGTCCCAGGGGCCGTCGTACGGTGCGTGGCTGTCGGACGAGATCCAGCGTCGCTTCTTCGACTGGCTCGATCAGCCCGTGCAGCGGGTGACCGGGGGAGAGGCGAGCCCCAGTATCTCGAAAGTGCTCGAGCGTGCCGCCATCGCGCGCACCGAGGAGGTGGTGCGCGGGTTGGAACGCGTACGGACCGAGTGGGGAGGCCGCTGA
- a CDS encoding VOC family protein, with translation MDHIGITVPDLDEAEHFLVEVLGAVPVYRLGPKRADDDWMSVQLGVHPRTQIREIRFYRLGHGTNLEVFAYDAADGQAPPPRNSDIGGHHLAIYVDDMDAAIAHLRAHDVEIMGEPVASAGASAGQRWLYFRAPWGLQLELVSFPDGKAYETSADTLLWHPARPAE, from the coding sequence ATGGACCACATCGGCATCACGGTGCCCGATCTCGACGAGGCCGAGCACTTCCTCGTGGAGGTCCTCGGTGCCGTTCCGGTCTACCGCCTCGGCCCCAAGCGCGCGGATGACGACTGGATGAGCGTCCAGCTCGGGGTGCACCCCCGCACGCAGATCCGCGAGATCCGCTTCTATCGACTCGGTCACGGGACCAACCTCGAGGTGTTCGCCTACGACGCCGCGGACGGGCAGGCCCCTCCCCCGCGCAACAGCGACATCGGCGGTCACCATCTCGCGATCTACGTCGACGACATGGATGCCGCGATCGCGCACCTGCGCGCGCACGACGTGGAGATCATGGGAGAGCCCGTCGCCAGTGCGGGAGCGAGTGCCGGACAGCGGTGGCTGTACTTCCGGGCGCCGTGGGGACTGCAGCTCGAGCTGGTGAGCTTCCCCGACGGCAAGGCGTACGAGACCAGCGCCGACACGCTCCTGTGGCACCCGGCGAGGCCGGCCGAATGA
- a CDS encoding GntR family transcriptional regulator: MSATDVRSRDGDAGARIAEQVREGIVRGTFPPGTRIRQEDLAEQFGASRVPVREAIRQLEYEGLITVVPNAGAWVARLTLAECEEIYRMRERLEPLLLGYSAPLLTGEAIAELGALATRISEVGADTDAFLQLDTEFHLRSYRAARTAQLGELVGRLWNATAPYRRAYVSSWAEESRRIAHEEHHLIVAALQDGDTEEAERVLAGHIRRTRRQLARSPEIFAPDPLT, from the coding sequence ATGAGCGCGACGGACGTCCGCAGCCGCGACGGCGACGCCGGAGCCCGCATCGCCGAGCAGGTGCGCGAGGGGATCGTGCGGGGGACCTTCCCCCCGGGAACGCGCATCCGCCAGGAGGATCTCGCCGAGCAGTTCGGCGCCAGCCGCGTACCGGTGAGAGAAGCGATCCGCCAGCTCGAATACGAGGGGCTCATCACCGTCGTCCCCAACGCCGGAGCCTGGGTGGCACGCCTCACCCTCGCGGAGTGCGAGGAGATCTATCGCATGCGCGAGCGCCTCGAGCCGTTGCTGCTCGGCTACAGCGCACCACTGCTGACCGGAGAAGCGATCGCCGAGCTCGGCGCGCTCGCCACGCGGATCAGCGAGGTCGGCGCCGACACCGACGCGTTCCTCCAGCTCGACACCGAGTTCCACCTGCGCAGTTACCGCGCCGCCCGCACCGCTCAGCTCGGAGAGCTGGTGGGCAGGCTCTGGAACGCGACGGCGCCCTACCGGCGGGCCTACGTCTCCTCATGGGCCGAGGAGTCCCGCCGCATCGCCCACGAGGAGCACCATCTCATCGTGGCCGCCCTCCAGGACGGCGACACCGAGGAGGCCGAACGGGTGTTGGCCGGCCACATCCGACGCACGCGCCGTCAGCTGGCGCGGAGCCCCGAGATCTTCGCCCCCGATCCGCTCACCTGA
- a CDS encoding ketopantoate reductase family protein: MVGPRVAVVGAGANGASIGADLHRAGVDVTLVEQWPAHVETIRSEGLRIITPDDELDVRPRIIHLCEVAELRSGFDVVLLVMKAYDAGWASRLIAPYLEADGVMAAVQNGMTADAVTETVGASRAVGAVIECSATMTEPAVVHRHTPRERSWFAVGPLPGGTAAIEPVADLLALSGTVARFDDILSAKWMKLVSNCTLLVTSAILGLPMLDALHQPGFRDVMVAAGDEALAVGGALGHRILPIFGLEPADLDDPRGAVEVMTDRLFAGFVVPGATTTVLQDWRKGRHSEVDDLNGEVVRRGAELGIPTPVNAAITEIAHRIERGEIEPGASHLPLLLDALR, translated from the coding sequence ATGGTCGGTCCCCGCGTCGCCGTCGTCGGTGCAGGCGCCAACGGCGCCTCGATCGGAGCGGACCTGCACCGTGCGGGCGTCGATGTGACACTCGTCGAGCAGTGGCCGGCGCACGTCGAGACGATCCGGTCGGAGGGCCTGCGCATCATCACCCCTGATGACGAGCTTGACGTGCGCCCCCGCATCATCCATCTCTGCGAGGTCGCCGAGCTGCGATCGGGCTTCGATGTCGTGCTGCTGGTGATGAAGGCGTACGACGCCGGCTGGGCGAGCCGGTTGATCGCGCCGTATCTTGAGGCCGACGGCGTGATGGCGGCGGTGCAGAACGGGATGACCGCGGACGCCGTCACCGAGACGGTGGGCGCCTCACGGGCGGTCGGAGCGGTGATCGAGTGCTCCGCGACGATGACCGAGCCCGCCGTGGTGCATCGGCACACCCCGCGGGAGCGCTCCTGGTTCGCCGTGGGCCCGCTTCCCGGTGGGACGGCGGCGATCGAGCCGGTGGCTGATCTGCTCGCGCTCTCGGGCACCGTGGCGCGGTTCGATGACATCCTCAGTGCCAAGTGGATGAAGCTCGTCAGCAACTGCACCCTTCTCGTGACATCGGCGATCCTCGGTCTGCCGATGCTCGACGCGCTCCATCAGCCCGGCTTCCGCGACGTCATGGTCGCGGCCGGTGACGAAGCCCTGGCCGTGGGTGGAGCCCTCGGCCACCGAATCCTGCCGATCTTCGGTCTCGAACCGGCCGACCTCGACGATCCGAGAGGGGCGGTCGAGGTGATGACCGATCGCCTCTTCGCCGGCTTCGTCGTGCCCGGTGCGACGACGACCGTACTGCAGGACTGGCGGAAGGGGCGGCACAGCGAAGTCGACGATCTCAACGGCGAGGTGGTGCGCCGAGGCGCCGAGCTCGGGATACCCACCCCCGTCAACGCGGCGATCACCGAGATCGCCCACCGGATCGAGCGTGGGGAGATCGAGCCGGGGGCCTCTCACCTCCCCCTCCTCCTCGACGCGCTCAGGTGA
- a CDS encoding Dabb family protein — MLDTAPAFDEESENTMILHLVTFRWVDGVTDERVSALTEALSRMAEGIDVLRSYVAGANLHLRPGGADYAVAAVVDDAAALDAYLDHPLHAAVYRDHLGPMIADRSAVQPPLSSGTLT; from the coding sequence ATGCTGGACACTGCTCCGGCTTTCGACGAAGAGAGCGAGAACACCATGATCCTGCACCTGGTCACCTTCCGATGGGTCGACGGTGTCACCGACGAGCGCGTCTCCGCGCTGACGGAGGCTCTCAGCCGGATGGCCGAGGGCATCGACGTGCTCCGGTCCTACGTCGCGGGCGCGAACCTCCACCTGCGACCCGGCGGCGCCGACTACGCCGTCGCGGCAGTGGTCGACGATGCGGCCGCGCTCGACGCCTACCTCGACCACCCGCTGCACGCAGCGGTGTACCGCGACCACCTCGGTCCGATGATCGCCGACCGCTCGGCCGTGCAGCCCCCCCTGTCATCGGGCACTCTGACGTGA
- a CDS encoding zinc-dependent alcohol dehydrogenase produces the protein MRAAVLRAVGDLRVEDRPVPVPAPDEVLIRIAVCGVCGSDATEFGRGKVLAEPPVVLGHEFVGTIEAVGSEVTDLSPGAVVVCGAGISCGGCAPCRAGRTNLCRTYRTLGFHRDGGLAGFVVAPAAIVYDVSATGLTADTLGLAQPMAIAVHAVRRSGLKTGQDAVVVGAGGIGAFIAFAAASTGARVLVLDRNDDRLDLALRLGAVAARNARTTGLTTAIEDAGLEPEVFFEVSGSSEGLAQVLGAARPGATLVPVGIQRGEPALPLGSFTLREFTIVGTVAHVFRDDIPEAVRLLGTRPDWSDVAGTVVPLEDVEEAALRPLLTGGPRQIKTLVDPWIGSARSARHRDAGSASPSIARSTSTAEAGAPAE, from the coding sequence ATGCGCGCCGCCGTGCTGCGCGCAGTCGGCGATCTTCGCGTGGAGGACCGGCCCGTCCCCGTACCTGCACCGGACGAGGTGCTCATCCGAATCGCGGTGTGCGGGGTGTGCGGGTCGGATGCCACGGAGTTCGGGCGGGGGAAGGTGCTCGCCGAACCGCCGGTCGTCCTCGGCCACGAGTTCGTCGGCACGATCGAGGCGGTCGGCTCGGAGGTCACCGACCTCTCCCCCGGCGCCGTGGTCGTCTGCGGCGCGGGGATCTCGTGCGGTGGCTGCGCACCCTGTCGTGCCGGACGGACGAACCTCTGCCGCACCTACCGCACGCTCGGATTCCACCGCGACGGAGGCTTGGCCGGCTTCGTCGTCGCACCGGCGGCGATCGTCTACGACGTCAGCGCCACAGGGCTCACGGCCGACACGCTCGGGCTCGCTCAGCCCATGGCGATCGCGGTGCACGCCGTGCGCCGCAGCGGCCTGAAGACCGGGCAGGACGCCGTGGTCGTCGGCGCCGGGGGCATCGGCGCGTTCATCGCCTTCGCCGCCGCCAGCACCGGGGCGCGCGTGCTCGTACTCGATCGGAACGACGACCGGCTCGACCTCGCCCTCCGGCTGGGAGCCGTCGCCGCTCGGAATGCCCGGACGACCGGACTCACCACGGCGATCGAGGACGCCGGGCTCGAACCCGAAGTGTTCTTCGAGGTGTCGGGGAGCTCCGAAGGACTCGCCCAGGTGCTCGGCGCCGCGCGCCCCGGGGCAACGCTCGTCCCGGTGGGCATCCAGCGCGGCGAGCCCGCTCTGCCCCTCGGGTCGTTCACCCTGCGCGAATTCACGATCGTCGGGACCGTCGCCCATGTCTTCCGCGACGACATCCCCGAGGCGGTCAGACTGCTCGGCACCCGCCCCGACTGGTCGGATGTCGCGGGGACCGTCGTTCCGCTGGAGGATGTCGAGGAGGCGGCGCTCCGCCCGTTGCTCACCGGCGGACCACGCCAGATCAAGACGCTCGTCGACCCGTGGATCGGTTCCGCGCGCAGCGCCCGTCACCGCGACGCGGGGTCTGCCAGCCCTTCCATCGCCCGCAGCACGTCCACTGCCGAGGCGGGCGCGCCGGCGGAGTGA
- a CDS encoding cupin domain-containing protein, whose product MADNLGARIRAARVSRGLSLRSVAQSLGVSASLVSQVEIGKTQPSVSTLYAIASHLGVSLDELVGGAAATAPADAPAEAAASAIQRGAENPAIEMENGVRWERLAGRPGGPADALLVTYQPGASSSIEGKLMRHAGVEYAYLLEGALTLQLEFDTHVLRAGDSLHFDSTRPHLFSNRGDEPARGVWFVVGRRQHHQEMPVAPGGHHADEVGHSAGAPASAVDVLRAMEGLADPASR is encoded by the coding sequence ATGGCTGACAATCTCGGAGCCCGCATCCGCGCCGCGCGCGTGAGTCGCGGGCTCAGCCTCCGCTCGGTCGCCCAGTCACTGGGGGTGTCGGCGAGCCTGGTGTCGCAGGTCGAGATCGGCAAGACACAGCCGTCCGTCTCGACCCTGTACGCCATTGCCAGCCACCTGGGGGTGTCCCTCGACGAGCTGGTCGGCGGCGCGGCGGCCACCGCCCCGGCCGATGCCCCCGCCGAGGCGGCGGCGTCGGCGATCCAGCGCGGCGCGGAGAACCCGGCCATCGAGATGGAGAACGGCGTGCGCTGGGAGCGCCTCGCAGGACGGCCGGGAGGCCCCGCCGATGCGCTGCTGGTCACCTATCAGCCGGGCGCGAGCAGCTCGATCGAGGGCAAGCTCATGCGGCACGCGGGAGTCGAATACGCCTACCTTCTGGAAGGGGCGCTGACGTTGCAGCTCGAATTCGACACCCACGTCCTGCGTGCAGGGGACTCGCTGCACTTCGACTCCACGAGACCCCACCTGTTCTCCAACCGCGGCGACGAGCCCGCGCGCGGGGTCTGGTTCGTCGTCGGGAGGCGCCAGCACCACCAGGAGATGCCCGTCGCCCCCGGTGGCCATCACGCCGATGAGGTCGGTCACTCCGCCGGCGCGCCCGCCTCGGCAGTGGACGTGCTGCGGGCGATGGAAGGGCTGGCAGACCCCGCGTCGCGGTGA
- a CDS encoding SDR family NAD(P)-dependent oxidoreductase, which yields MSQRTIVVVGGTSGIGREIAADCVRRGDRVVITGRDRARTETIAAELGSGARGVALDISEPHTVADRLSSVEAVDGLVLAAIERDANTIRDYDIDRAIRLTTLKLIGYAATIRALLDRMPVSADTGIVLFGGRAKDLPYPGSTTVSTINGGVTGLINTLALELAPIRVNALHPGIIGDSPFWASKPAGVLEQYERHTPGGKLATMADVVDATQFLLRNRGVSAVNLPVDRGTALL from the coding sequence GTGAGCCAACGCACCATCGTCGTGGTCGGAGGAACGTCGGGCATCGGGCGGGAGATCGCCGCGGACTGCGTGCGACGCGGCGACCGGGTGGTCATCACCGGTCGTGACCGCGCACGCACGGAGACGATCGCCGCCGAACTCGGATCCGGGGCCCGCGGTGTGGCCCTCGACATCTCCGAACCCCACACGGTCGCCGACCGTCTCTCCTCCGTCGAGGCCGTCGATGGACTCGTGCTCGCGGCGATCGAGCGCGATGCGAACACCATCCGCGACTACGACATCGACCGCGCCATTCGGCTGACGACACTGAAGCTCATCGGCTACGCCGCGACCATCCGCGCGCTGCTGGATCGCATGCCCGTGTCTGCCGACACCGGCATCGTCCTGTTCGGCGGCCGCGCGAAGGACCTGCCCTACCCTGGCTCGACCACCGTGTCGACGATCAACGGCGGCGTGACCGGTCTCATCAACACCCTGGCCCTCGAACTCGCGCCCATTCGCGTCAACGCCCTGCACCCCGGGATCATCGGCGACAGCCCGTTCTGGGCCTCCAAACCCGCCGGGGTCCTCGAGCAGTACGAGCGACACACGCCGGGCGGGAAGCTGGCCACCATGGCAGATGTGGTGGATGCGACGCAGTTCCTGCTGCGCAATCGAGGCGTCTCGGCGGTCAATCTGCCGGTCGATCGTGGCACGGCGCTGCTCTGA
- a CDS encoding M24 family metallopeptidase, giving the protein MKSTGTTGPAAVDWEERVDMERLRDARLARLHVELDRSHLGAVLAFDFSNIRYMSGTHIGTWAMDKLIRFALLTRKTDPIVWDFGSAAKHHALYNPWLDVTTAEADADPHAPHEGAKRPRAESGARAGISTLRGAFPPDADLAGDVARKIKRELEKFGLANEPLGVDVVEMPVLIALQREGIEVVDGQQVFMEARRIKTHDEIRLLTQAASMVDAAYEELYRFLRPGVRENEAVGLVAKTLYDLGSEYVEGVNAISGERCSPHPHVFSDRLIRPGDPAFFDILHSYNGYRTCYYRTFAVGSASPAQKDAYTRAREYMDRAIALVRPGATTADIVAVWPKAEEFGFPDEMAAFALQYGHGVGLSIWEKPIFSRLTSFDHPETLEEGMVFALETYWPAADGWGAARIEEEVVVTADGCEVITKFPAEELIVAGRRYYTIDGPLNLNRDAQSHLNTVWGRGEA; this is encoded by the coding sequence ATGAAGAGCACCGGTACGACGGGTCCTGCGGCGGTCGATTGGGAAGAGCGCGTCGACATGGAGCGGCTGCGTGATGCGCGGCTGGCCCGGCTCCACGTGGAACTCGATCGTTCTCACCTCGGGGCGGTGCTGGCCTTCGATTTCTCCAACATCCGGTACATGAGCGGTACCCATATCGGCACGTGGGCGATGGACAAGCTCATCCGCTTCGCGCTGCTCACCCGGAAGACCGACCCGATCGTGTGGGACTTCGGGTCGGCTGCCAAGCACCACGCGCTGTACAACCCATGGCTGGACGTCACCACCGCCGAGGCGGACGCCGACCCGCACGCACCGCACGAGGGCGCGAAACGGCCCCGGGCGGAGAGCGGCGCGCGGGCGGGGATCTCGACGCTGCGCGGAGCGTTCCCTCCCGACGCGGACCTTGCCGGTGATGTGGCCCGCAAGATCAAGCGGGAGCTGGAGAAGTTCGGGCTCGCGAACGAACCTCTCGGGGTGGACGTGGTCGAGATGCCGGTGCTGATCGCGTTGCAGCGGGAGGGCATCGAGGTCGTCGACGGCCAGCAGGTGTTCATGGAGGCCCGCCGCATCAAGACGCACGATGAGATCCGCCTGCTCACCCAGGCCGCGTCGATGGTGGACGCCGCCTATGAGGAGCTCTACCGGTTCCTACGCCCCGGCGTCCGCGAGAACGAAGCGGTGGGGCTTGTCGCGAAGACCCTGTACGACCTGGGGTCGGAGTACGTCGAGGGGGTCAACGCGATCTCCGGAGAGCGCTGCTCCCCCCACCCGCACGTCTTCTCCGACCGGCTGATCCGACCCGGCGACCCCGCCTTCTTCGACATCCTGCACAGCTACAACGGCTACCGCACCTGCTACTACCGCACCTTCGCCGTAGGCTCCGCCAGCCCGGCGCAGAAGGACGCCTATACCCGCGCCCGCGAGTACATGGACCGGGCCATCGCCCTGGTCCGCCCCGGCGCGACCACGGCCGACATCGTCGCGGTATGGCCCAAGGCCGAGGAGTTCGGGTTCCCCGACGAGATGGCCGCGTTCGCCCTGCAGTACGGCCACGGCGTGGGCCTGTCGATCTGGGAGAAGCCGATCTTCTCCCGCCTGACCTCCTTCGACCACCCCGAGACCCTCGAAGAGGGCATGGTGTTCGCCCTCGAGACCTACTGGCCCGCCGCCGACGGCTGGGGTGCCGCCCGCATCGAGGAGGAAGTCGTCGTCACCGCCGACGGCTGCGAGGTCATCACCAAATTCCCCGCCGAGGAGCTCATCGTCGCCGGGCGCCGCTACTACACCATCGACGGACCCCTCAACCTCAACCGCGACGCGCAGTCCCACCTGAACACCGTCTGGGGGCGCGGCGAAGCGTGA